The Methylomagnum ishizawai genome has a window encoding:
- a CDS encoding adenylosuccinate synthase, translated as MGKNVVVIGTQWGDEGKGKLVDLLTEQADGVVRFQGGHNAGHTLVIDGKKTVLHLIPSGILRGHVKCFIGNGVVLSPQALMEEIRFLEGAGVPVRERLSISEACALILPIHAALDLAREKARGAKAIGTTGRGIGPAYEDKAARRGLRAGDFFSPGSFAERLRELLDLHNFVLAQYYGQEKLDYQQMLDGLLALGEEIKPMLGDVAGTLHRYGDEDRNVLFEGAQGAMLDIDHGTYPYVTSSSTTAGGAAAGSGVGLLEFDYVLGITKAYSTRVGNGPFPTELFDERGKHLSSKGAEFGATTGRARRCGWFDAVLMNRSAKLNSLTGLCLTKLDVLDGLEKIGICTAYRYKGAEIKTVPIGAENYAECEPVIEEMPGWAESTAGITDYEALPANARAYIERIQELVGVPVDILSTGPDRNETIILRNPFA; from the coding sequence ATGGGAAAAAACGTCGTAGTCATCGGAACCCAGTGGGGCGATGAGGGCAAGGGGAAACTGGTCGATTTGCTGACCGAACAGGCCGATGGGGTCGTGCGCTTCCAGGGGGGGCACAATGCCGGCCACACCCTGGTCATCGATGGCAAGAAGACCGTGTTGCACCTGATCCCCTCGGGCATCCTCCGGGGCCATGTCAAATGCTTCATCGGCAATGGCGTGGTCTTGTCGCCGCAGGCACTGATGGAGGAAATCCGCTTCCTGGAAGGGGCGGGCGTGCCGGTGCGGGAGCGCCTGAGCATCAGCGAGGCTTGCGCCCTGATCCTGCCGATCCACGCCGCGCTGGACCTGGCCCGCGAAAAGGCCCGTGGCGCGAAGGCCATCGGCACCACCGGGCGCGGTATCGGTCCCGCCTACGAGGACAAGGCGGCGCGGCGGGGGTTGCGGGCCGGGGATTTCTTCTCGCCCGGAAGCTTCGCCGAACGGCTCAGGGAGTTGCTGGACCTCCACAACTTCGTGCTGGCCCAGTATTACGGCCAGGAGAAACTGGACTACCAGCAAATGCTGGATGGATTGCTGGCCCTGGGCGAGGAGATCAAGCCCATGCTGGGCGATGTGGCGGGCACCTTGCACCGCTACGGGGACGAGGACCGCAACGTCTTGTTCGAGGGGGCGCAAGGGGCGATGCTGGATATCGACCATGGCACCTACCCTTATGTGACTTCCTCCAGCACGACCGCGGGCGGTGCCGCCGCCGGTAGCGGGGTGGGCCTGTTGGAGTTCGATTATGTGCTGGGCATCACCAAGGCCTATTCCACCCGCGTGGGCAACGGCCCGTTCCCGACCGAACTGTTCGACGAACGCGGCAAGCACCTTTCGTCCAAGGGCGCGGAATTCGGGGCCACCACGGGGCGGGCGCGGCGCTGCGGCTGGTTCGACGCCGTGCTGATGAACCGCTCGGCCAAGTTGAACAGTTTGACCGGCCTGTGCCTGACCAAACTGGACGTGCTGGATGGTTTGGAGAAGATCGGGATTTGCACCGCGTACCGCTACAAGGGCGCGGAGATCAAGACCGTGCCCATCGGGGCCGAGAACTACGCCGAGTGCGAGCCGGTGATCGAGGAAATGCCGGGTTGGGCGGAGTCCACCGCCGGTATCACCGATTATGAAGCCTTGCCCGCCAATGCCAGGGCTTATATCGAGCGTATCCAGGAATTGGTGGGCGTGCCGGTGGATATTCTTTCCACGGGGCCGGATAGGAACGAAACCATTATCCTGAGGAATCCGTTCGCCTGA
- a CDS encoding ATP phosphoribosyltransferase regulatory subunit: MLKQDRWLLPEGIEEVFPEESAHIEYLRRKVLDLFATWGYRLVIPPFIEFLDSLLVGTGYDLDLETFKLIDQISGRMMGIRADMTPQVARIDARTASGDRPARLCYLGTVLHTQSDHLEKTRAPMQVGAELYGHAGKASDIEIIRLMLEMLAVMGIAEVHLDLGHVGIYRGLAQQAGLDAGQEAELFAILQRKDRTELLEFLEAARVAAVAAERLLALLDLNGPHAVLADARRCLGEAGEFVASALADLDAVAACLNRLFPALPVNFDLAELRGYHYQTGVVFAAFVPGYGREIARGGRYNEIGKVFGRARPATGFSADLRVLARLAGTDGDVAEVPAIFAPAVDDPDLHETIRNLRAAGRTVVQELPGQTENAQEMGCQSELRKLGLEWKVVGVDPR; encoded by the coding sequence ATGTTGAAGCAAGATCGCTGGTTATTGCCGGAAGGTATCGAAGAGGTTTTCCCCGAAGAATCGGCGCATATCGAATATCTCAGGCGCAAGGTGTTGGACCTATTCGCCACCTGGGGTTATCGGCTGGTGATCCCGCCGTTTATCGAATTCCTGGATTCGTTGTTGGTCGGGACGGGGTATGACCTCGACCTCGAGACCTTCAAGTTGATCGACCAGATCAGCGGCCGGATGATGGGTATCCGCGCCGATATGACCCCGCAGGTGGCCCGTATCGATGCCCGCACCGCGAGCGGCGACCGGCCGGCGCGGCTGTGTTATCTCGGTACGGTATTGCATACCCAATCCGACCATTTGGAAAAAACCCGCGCCCCCATGCAGGTGGGTGCGGAGTTGTACGGCCATGCCGGCAAGGCCAGCGATATCGAGATCATCCGTCTGATGCTGGAAATGCTGGCGGTGATGGGTATCGCCGAGGTGCATCTGGACCTCGGGCATGTCGGCATTTATCGCGGTCTGGCCCAACAGGCCGGGCTGGATGCCGGGCAGGAGGCCGAATTGTTCGCCATCTTGCAGCGCAAGGACCGTACCGAATTGCTTGAATTCCTGGAGGCCGCACGGGTGGCGGCGGTGGCGGCGGAGCGTTTGCTGGCGCTGTTGGACCTGAACGGTCCCCATGCCGTCCTTGCCGATGCGAGGCGGTGTTTGGGCGAAGCCGGCGAGTTCGTGGCTTCCGCCCTGGCCGATCTCGACGCGGTTGCCGCTTGTTTGAACCGGCTGTTCCCGGCGCTGCCGGTCAATTTCGACTTGGCGGAACTGCGCGGTTATCACTATCAAACCGGGGTGGTGTTCGCGGCTTTCGTGCCGGGCTATGGCCGGGAAATCGCCCGCGGCGGGCGTTACAACGAAATCGGCAAGGTATTTGGCCGCGCCCGTCCGGCCACCGGGTTCAGCGCCGATTTGCGGGTGTTGGCCCGCTTGGCCGGGACGGACGGGGATGTCGCGGAGGTGCCCGCCATTTTCGCGCCCGCCGTTGACGATCCCGATCTGCACGAGACCATCCGCAACCTGCGGGCGGCGGGCAGGACCGTCGTGCAGGAGTTGCCGGGACAAACCGAAAACGCCCAGGAAATGGGTTGCCAATCCGAACTCCGCAAGCTGGGTTTGGAATGGAAAGTAGTGGGAGTGGACCCCCGATAA
- the hflC gene encoding protease modulator HflC yields the protein MANKNVLLLGTGAFALLVLSMSAFTVSETEKAILLEFKKIVRTDFEPGFQVKLPWQQVKKFDDRILTLESKPERFLTSEKKNVIVDWFVKWRINDVAKFYTSVAGDKAQANIRLDQITKDALRSEFSKRTIRELVSSERDQLRDVLTKLVNPAVEGLGIEVVDIRVMGVDLPEEVSSSVYRRMVAERDRVAREFRSRGAEAAERIRAEADREREVLLASAYKDAETRRGEGDAKASEIYAEAYGKNREFFQFNRSLMAYRQAFKNDNDMIVLEPDSEFFQYFKKLK from the coding sequence ATGGCCAATAAGAACGTCCTGTTATTGGGAACCGGGGCATTCGCGCTGCTGGTCCTGTCCATGTCGGCCTTCACGGTGTCCGAGACCGAAAAAGCCATCCTGCTCGAATTCAAGAAGATCGTCCGCACCGATTTCGAGCCGGGGTTCCAGGTGAAACTGCCCTGGCAGCAGGTCAAGAAATTCGACGATAGGATTCTCACCTTGGAATCCAAGCCCGAGCGCTTCCTGACCTCGGAAAAGAAGAATGTGATCGTGGATTGGTTCGTCAAATGGCGGATCAACGACGTGGCGAAATTCTATACCTCGGTGGCCGGCGACAAGGCCCAGGCCAATATCCGACTCGACCAGATCACCAAGGACGCCTTGCGCAGCGAGTTCAGCAAAAGGACCATCCGTGAATTGGTATCCTCCGAGCGCGATCAATTGCGCGATGTGCTGACCAAGCTGGTGAATCCGGCGGTGGAAGGGCTGGGGATCGAGGTGGTGGATATCCGGGTGATGGGCGTGGATTTGCCGGAAGAGGTGAGTTCTTCGGTGTACCGCCGCATGGTGGCCGAGCGCGACCGGGTGGCGCGGGAATTCCGTTCCAGGGGGGCCGAGGCCGCCGAGCGCATCCGTGCCGAGGCCGATAGGGAGCGCGAGGTCTTGCTGGCCAGCGCCTACAAGGACGCCGAAACCCGCCGCGGCGAGGGCGATGCCAAGGCTTCCGAAATCTATGCCGAGGCCTATGGCAAAAACCGGGAATTCTTCCAGTTCAACCGCAGTTTGATGGCTTATCGGCAGGCGTTCAAGAACGATAACGATATGATCGTGTTGGAGCCGGATTCCGAGTTCTTCCAGTACTTCAAAAAGCTCAAATAA